The following nucleotide sequence is from Nitrospira sp..
CGGAGGGCAGCGACATCAATCGGAGCAGGTTCGCCACAGACGACCGGTCGCACGCCACTTTCTGAGCGATCGCCTCCTGGGTAAGTCCGAATTCATTCAGCATGCGTTGGTACGCCCGCGCGGTCTCCATGGGATTCAGGTCGTCCCGCTGGAGGTTCTCCACCAACGCCAACACCATGGATTCCTGATCGGACACGTTTCGCACAAGAACTGGAATCTTCTGCATTCCCGCCAACTTAGCAGCTCTCAAGCGTCTCTCACCGGCAATCAACTCATAGATGCCATCACCTTTTCGTCGTACCAGAATCGGTTGCAGCAAGCCATTTTGCTTCAACGAGGCGGTCAACTCGGCCAGCTCGACCTCGGAGAATTGCTGCCGTGGTTGAAAGCGGTTTGGGACGATCGCTTCGAGCCGCAACTCCTGGACATCACCACGCTCCGGCTCTGCCGTTGTTCGGCCGGTCGGCAATAGTGCGTCGAGTCCTCTACCGAGGGCTTTTTTCTCCATGGACCACAAACTCCTTGGCTAGGGAAAGATAGGCTTGGGCACCG
It contains:
- a CDS encoding ParB/RepB/Spo0J family partition protein — its product is MEKKALGRGLDALLPTGRTTAEPERGDVQELRLEAIVPNRFQPRQQFSEVELAELTASLKQNGLLQPILVRRKGDGIYELIAGERRLRAAKLAGMQKIPVLVRNVSDQESMVLALVENLQRDDLNPMETARAYQRMLNEFGLTQEAIAQKVACDRSSVANLLRLMSLPSEVQHMIESDQLSTGHAKVILGLMTPAAQVSLATQIVSGQLSVREAERLVQEHAEARKPGKRPVRAPLRSDLEERLQKRLGTRVDVQKGRRGGKIVIHYFSPEELDGVVERLLNS